CGACGCCTATTCCGGTGGTAGCGATGATGACGTCCTCTACGGCAATCGCGGGCATGACATGCTACACGGCGGATCCGGCAACGACCACCTGTTGGGTGGTATTGGCCGCGACACGCTGGTGGGCGGCGACGGCAGCGATACCCTGACCGGTGGTACTGGTGCGGATACCTTTGTTTTTGATCAGGCTGATGCCTTCGACACCAACCGGATTACCGATTTTGGTCGGGGCGCAGATGTGATCGACCTGTCGGGTCTTTGGCTTACCAGTCTGGACCAGCTGGACATCGCAAAAGACAGCGGCACCACCACCATCTCCTATTCCAATTGGTTTGAGCTGGAGCTGACCAATTATGCCGACCCCCTAACGGGATCGGATTTCATATTCAGTTGAGGCAGCCGGGGACCTGCCTGGAGGTCGAGGTCAGGGGTTGAGCCCCGCCTCGGCCTCAATCTGTTTACGGCTCTTGCGCGCACGCTCGGTTGCGGATTTCAACTGACCACAGGCCGCCAGAATGTCTTCACCACGCGGGGTACGGATAGGCGAGGCATAGCCGGCCTGATAGATGATGTTCGCGAACGCATGGATCCGGTTGTTCGACGACCGCGTATAAGGCGAGCCAGGCCATTCATTGAATGGGATGAGGTTCACTTTCGCCGGGATCCCCTTGATCAATTCGACCAGGCGATGGGCGTCTTCATCGCTATCGTTCACACCATTCAGCATCACATACTCGAAGGTGATCCGCTCCGAATTGGTCAGACGGGGATACGCTCGCAGAGCCTCCAGAAGTGCTTCGATATTCCAGCGTTTGTTGATTGGCACCAGCTTGTCGCGCACCTCATCCGTGGTGGCATGGAAGGACACCGCCAGAAGGCAGCCGATTTCTTCGGCCGTGCGGGCAATTTCCGGCACCACCCCCGAGGTCGAGAGAGTAATACGACGGCGTGACAGGCTGATCCCCTCAGGATCCATCGCAATCTTCATCGCATCGCGCACGTTTTCGAAGTTGTAGAGCGGCTCACCCATGCCCATCAGCACGATGTTCGACAGCAGACGCGTCTCGTCCTTGGGGGCTCCGGGTACGGGCCATTCGTCCAGATCGTCACGCGCCATCATGATCTGGCCGACGATTTCAGCGGCGGTCAGGTTGCGGACCAGCTTCTGCGTGCCGGTATGGCAGAAGGAACATGTCAGGGTGCACCCCACCTGGGAGGAAATGCAGAGCGTGCCGCGCCCTTCCTCCGGGATATAGACGACCTCAACCTCGTGACCGCCAGCAATGCGCACCAGATATTTGCGCGTCCCATCGGTCGAGACCTGCTTGCTCACGACCTCCGGGGTCGCAATCTCAAAATGCTCATCCAAGTCAGCGCGATAAGCTTTGGCGAGGTTTGTCATCTCGGCAAAGTCACGCTTGCCCCATTGATAAATCCACTGCCAGATCTGCCCCACCCGCATTTTGGCCTGCTTTTCCGGTGTTCCATGCGCGATCAGGGTCTCGCGCAGCTGGTCGCGGGTCAGGCCCACAAGATTGATCTTGCCGCCCTCTGGCAGTTTGCGGGGCAGGGTCAGGACGTCTTGGGTGATCGGCGCATTGGCGGTCATGGCAAAAAGACTCGGTCTGTTTGGGTGGATGCGGCTCTATATAGGATTCTCACCGAAGATCAAAAGGAATCCTGCAGATTGATCTTTTGCGCCCGCTATCCTGCGTGGTCCATCAGCGCCTCGACCC
The nucleotide sequence above comes from Phaeobacter inhibens DSM 16374. Encoded proteins:
- the rlmN gene encoding 23S rRNA (adenine(2503)-C(2))-methyltransferase RlmN; the encoded protein is MTANAPITQDVLTLPRKLPEGGKINLVGLTRDQLRETLIAHGTPEKQAKMRVGQIWQWIYQWGKRDFAEMTNLAKAYRADLDEHFEIATPEVVSKQVSTDGTRKYLVRIAGGHEVEVVYIPEEGRGTLCISSQVGCTLTCSFCHTGTQKLVRNLTAAEIVGQIMMARDDLDEWPVPGAPKDETRLLSNIVLMGMGEPLYNFENVRDAMKIAMDPEGISLSRRRITLSTSGVVPEIARTAEEIGCLLAVSFHATTDEVRDKLVPINKRWNIEALLEALRAYPRLTNSERITFEYVMLNGVNDSDEDAHRLVELIKGIPAKVNLIPFNEWPGSPYTRSSNNRIHAFANIIYQAGYASPIRTPRGEDILAACGQLKSATERARKSRKQIEAEAGLNP